From the genome of Oxyura jamaicensis isolate SHBP4307 breed ruddy duck chromosome 2, BPBGC_Ojam_1.0, whole genome shotgun sequence, one region includes:
- the INSIG1 gene encoding insulin-induced gene 1 protein: MPRLESCAWSCSCAARGRHKTQPGDAAAKAGEMLSSGGPSQASAGRGARSPGGSGGGAGSTLNWSRHLVQRSVVLFVVGAFMALVLNLLQVQRNVTLFPEEVIATLFSSAWWVPPCCGTAAAVVGLLYPCIDSHLGEPHKFKREWASVMRCIAVFVGINHASAKLDFANNVQLSMTLAALSLGLWWTFDRSRSGLGLGITIAFVATLITQFLVYNGVYQYTSPDFLYIRSWLPCIFFSGGVTVGNIGRQLAMGIPEKPHND, translated from the exons ATGcccaggctggagagctgcgCCTGGAGCTGTTCGTGCGCTGCCAGGGGGAGGCACAAAACACAGCCGGGCGACGCGGCCGCCAAAGCGGGCGAGATGCTGAGCTCCGGAGGCCCCTCGCAGGCGtcggcggggcgcggggcgcggAGCCCCGGCGGTAGCGGCGGCGGTGCGGGCAGCACCCTGAACTGGAGCCGGCACCTGGTGCAGCGGAGCGTGGTCCTCTTCGTGGTGGGCGCTTTCATGGCGCTGGTGCTGAACTTGCTGCAGGTGCAGAGGAACGTGACGCTGTTCCCCGAGGAGGTCATCGCCACGCTCTTCTCCTCTGCCTGGTGGGTGCCCCCGTGCTGCGGGACGGCGGCAG CTGTCGTTGGCCTGCTGTACCCCTGCATTGACAGCCACCTGGGGGAACCACACAAGTTCAAAAGAGAGTGGGCCAGCGTAATGCGATGCATAGCCGTTTTCGTTGGCATTAATCATGCAAGTGCT aaattagaCTTTGCAAACAATGTCCAGCTGTCCATGACTCTAGCAGCCTTATCGCTGGGTCTCTGGTGGACATTTGATCGTTCAAGAAGTGGTCTTGGACTTGGAATTACAATAGCCTTTGTAGCAACCCTGATAACCCAGTTCCTTGTATATAATGGTGTTTATCA GTATACATCCCCCGATTTTCTTTACATCCGTTCTTGGCTTCCATGTATATTTTTCTCAGGAGGTGTGACTGTAGGAAACATAGGACGCCAGCTGGCTATG GGTATTCCAGAGAAACCACACAATGACTAA